The Nitrospira sp. DNA segment ATTGGTTCTCCGGCCCATGAAATCAGGCGAGCGGAGCTAATCGAGCAGCGATTTCTTCGTAGGGAACGAATCGTCGCCTGTTTAGCTCAACGAAAAGTCTAAACGTTTGGAGAGAGATCGGGGTTCGTTTTCCCAGTTTGGCGAAACAGGAAGCATACCCACGCACGATTCCTTCAAGGGCAATGGGCAGCTGGCGAATGTTGCTTGCGCCTCTTGCGACGCAACGCGCGGTTTGAAGGCCCAGCAATGGAATCAGCACGGGCAGTGGCGCTGTATACCATGATGCCAATATCATGTTTCGGTAAAGCCATACATTTTTCCCTCGCTTATGCCTACCCTCTGTCGCCGGAAAATGATGTATTGGGTCGGTCATAGCCAACCGTACCACTCTGCCAGCATTCAGCATTCGCTGAGAGTATTCAGGCTCTTCGCCCCAGTGAAAAAGATGGCCTTGAAACCCTCCCAAAGCCAAAAATAGATCACGTCGTACAGCATAGCCGGCACCTGTAAAAGCATGCATAACCCAGAACGCGTGCTTTTCACTTGGCCTGCCTGCATAAAACT contains these protein-coding regions:
- a CDS encoding glycosyltransferase family 2 protein, with amino-acid sequence MNGSKKYAATVVITTRNRKELLRDAITSTLAQQEEVEIIVMDDASTDGTGEMVTAEFPMVRLVATETRCGLIVQRNRAAEIATSPIVFSLDDDAIFSTPNIISQALPHFSEERVGALALPLINIIGGVPREFYAGRPSEKHAFWVMHAFTGAGYAVRRDLFLALGGFQGHLFHWGEEPEYSQRMLNAGRVVRLAMTDPIHHFPATEGRHKRGKNVWLYRNMILASWYTAPLPVLIPLLGLQTARCVARGASNIRQLPIALEGIVRGYASCFAKLGKRTPISLQTFRLFVELNRRRFVPYEEIAARLAPLA